From one Triticum urartu cultivar G1812 chromosome 3, Tu2.1, whole genome shotgun sequence genomic stretch:
- the LOC125547809 gene encoding uncharacterized protein LOC125547809: protein MAVGTSSSMLGGAFLLLVLSSATEVQGGPSSSAAPRSPLDYLCNNLGPWYVGANDCVSTLCIDSSCRSAPGLPELAVIATRLTVSNATVAKASIEHALAHVKDGKARKVMRSCLQLYTGAIPRLQWAARSAAAGRYSGVPEVILAARYVSSKCTNLAGEGALPKENVEFFMMAYVAEAVVEGVQLFISWPMDE from the coding sequence ATGGCCGTGGGCACATCCTCTTCTATGCTCGGCGGCGCTTTCCTTCTCCTCGTCCTCTCCTCGGCCACTGAAGTTCAGGGCGGGCCAAGCTCGAGCGCCGCGCCACGTTCCCCGCTGGACTACCTCTGCAACAACCTCGGACCTTGGTACGTCGGGGCGAACGACTGCGTGTCCACACTCTGCATCGACTCCTCCTGCCGCTCTGCGCCCGGCTTGCCGGAGCTCGCAGTGATCGCCACCAGGCTGACGGTGTCCAACGCCACGGTGGCCAAGGCGAGCATCGAGCATGCGCTCGCCCACGTCAAGGACGGCAAGGCCAGGAAGGTAATGCGGTCGTGCCTCCAACTCTACACCGGCGCCATCCCAAGGCTGCAGTGGGCGGCGCGGTCGGCTGCTGCTGGGCGATACAGCGGTGTACCGGAGGTGATACTGGCTGCTAGGTACGTCTCATCTAAGTGCACCAATTTGGCCGGCGAGGGGGCACTTCCCAAGGAGAACGTTGAGTTCTTCATGATGGCCTACGTCGCGGAGGCCGTCGTCGAAGGGGTGCAGCTTTTTATCAGCTGGCCAATGGATGAATAA